In Candidatus Omnitrophota bacterium, the DNA window ACAATGCGCTGACCGTCCGTGGAAGCCAGGCGCGCATAGTATTCGTTGTGATCCGTGTGGCGTTGCAAATCCGAACCCTCCGGCGTACAGGAATAAAGGTTGCCCACGCCTTCATGATCCGAAAGAAAATAAATGCGCCCGCCCACCCATAGGGGACTGGCCAGGTTGCCATTGAGCTCCGCCATGAGCGGCCGGAAATCCCCGCTGCCCTTGGGATCCACCCAAAGCTTGCCCGCCGTACCGCCCCGGTAGCGCTTCCAGCGGGCCGGGTCCGCAGTGTTGCGGCCCAAAACCACACCCCCGTTGCCCGGAGCAAAGCCCACGTCATTGGCTGGCCCCCAAGGCAGGACATGGGACGGCCCACCCTCCGGGGCCACTGTGTGCGGCCTGTAGACCTTGGCAAAGGCCTGGCCCGCCGTGCTCACAAACAGAATCTTGCCGTCCGGAGTCCAATCGCGCACCTGGGAATCCGCCCCCAAATAGGTGATGCGCTGGGCCGGGCCGCCCCCCGCCGGCATGCAATAGACCTCGGGATGCCCCTCCTCCAGACTGGTGAAGGCCAAATGCTTCCCGTCGCGCGAAAGCGCGGGCCGGCTCACGTCGCCGAGGTTCGAGGTGAGCCGCAGGGCTGTCCCGCCTTGTGCGGGCACGGACCATAGGTCGTCCTCGCAGACAAAAACCACTGTGTCCCCGGCAATGGTCGGCTGTCTAAAATATCCAGCGTTTAACATTGGTGTCGCTCCAAGACATGACCCCGCTCAGGGGAACCGTCATTGCGAACGAAGTGACGCAATCTTTGCTCCGCAAAGATCCCTTCGCTTCGCTCGGGATGACGTCTCACTCAAACTCCACCCACACCGGCGCGTGATCCGAGAGCCCGGCCTGCTTGTCAATCCAGGCCTTGCTCGCCCGCTCTGCCAAATCCGGCGTGGTCAAAATATAATCAATGCGCCAACCCAAGTCCT includes these proteins:
- a CDS encoding PD40 domain-containing protein produces the protein MLNAGYFRQPTIAGDTVVFVCEDDLWSVPAQGGTALRLTSNLGDVSRPALSRDGKHLAFTSLEEGHPEVYCMPAGGGPAQRITYLGADSQVRDWTPDGKILFVSTAGQAFAKVYRPHTVAPEGGPSHVLPWGPANDVGFAPGNGGVVLGRNTADPARWKRYRGGTAGKLWVDPKGSGDFRPLMAELNGNLASPLWVGGRIYFLSDHEGVGNLYSCTPEGSDLQRHTDHNEYYARLASTDGQRIV